A genomic region of Conger conger chromosome 6, fConCon1.1, whole genome shotgun sequence contains the following coding sequences:
- the LOC133131129 gene encoding uncharacterized protein LOC133131129 isoform X1 yields the protein MRGAALHMVVLLLLALQQTCSAHPVFLYARVGQSITLPCSGEPNRVVEWYFQQPVLPDWLLVAKLHNGSISPGPGFQERVKSICEEQPGNYSLVLSPVRYDDLGIYECRDKDGSILSDVKLQISVPVSVSIAVGMSASLPCYGGISKQAHAVDLDILWKKDGKMVYQLYNNTITYGPGFESRASVSPEQALHGNMSLTIKQTQFSDQGDYQCSYSSPKERGTPDSARLHVTDHPPQILTVKAGEELSVRLRTTDPVRVTFTGPGLDKVLMADSNKDPVTYGEHCGQRCEVLGQENTFLLRRVTPEDAGVYTVTDSETNRTISIVFLQISGKTTGAVYLIVLAVFFGCLGSIGLAVWMYCKNR from the exons CCCTGCAACAAACATGTTCAGCCCACCCAGTGTTTTTATATGCACGCGTTGGCCAGTCCATcaccctcccctgcagtggagAGCCCAATAGGGTTGTGGAATGGTATTTTCAACAGCCTGTgctccctgattggctgcttgtGGCCAAACTCCACAATGGATCCATTTCCCCAGGACCTGGCTTCCAGGAACGGGTGAAGTCCATCTGTGAGGAGCAGCCAGGAAACTACAGCCTGGTCCTCAGTCCTGTGAGGTATGATGACCTAGGCATTTACGAATGCCGGGACAAGGATGGGTCCATTCTTTCAGATGTGAAGCTACAAATTTCTG tcccaGTAAGTGTTTCCATAGCGGTGGGAATGTCTGCCAGTCTGCCTTGCTATGGGGGCATTAGTAAACAAGCGCATGCTGTTGATCTGGATATCCTCTGGAAAAAAGATGGAAAGATGGTTTACCAGCTCTATAACAACACCATCACCTATGGGCCCGGGTTCGAGAGCAGAGCTTCAGTTTCCCCAGAACAGGCTCTCCATGGAAACATGTCTCTAACCATCAAACAGACACAGTTTTCAGATCAAGGTGACTACCAGTGCTCCTACAGCAGTCCAAAAGAGAGAGGGACCCCAGATTCTGCCAGGCTCCATGTTACAG ACCACCCACCCCAGATCCTCACAGTGAAGGCTGGTGAAGAGCTCTCGGTACGGCTCCGTACCACAGACCCAGTGAGGGTAACATTCACAGGCCCTGGTCTGGACAAGGTGCTGATGGCCGACTCTAACAAAGACCCAGTCACATATGGGGAGCACTGTGGTCAGAGATGTGAGGTTCTGGGCCAGGAAAACACCTTTCTGCTGAGGCGTGTAACACCGGAGGATGCCGGGGTCTACACAGTGACTGATTCTGAGACCAACAGGACCATCAGCATCGTCTTTCTACAAATCTCAG GAAAGACTACAGGAGCAGTGTATTTGATCGTGTTGGCAGTGTTCTTTGGTTGTTTGGGCTCCATTGGCCTTGCAGTCTGGATGTACTGCAAAAACAGATGA
- the LOC133131129 gene encoding uncharacterized protein LOC133131129 isoform X2 produces the protein MRGAALHMVVLLLLALQQTCSAHPVFLYARVGQSITLPCSGEPNRVVEWYFQQPVLPDWLLVAKLHNGSISPGPGFQERVKSICEEQPGNYSLVLSPVRYDDLGIYECRDKDGSILSDVKLQISVPVSVSIAVGMSASLPCYGGISKQAHAVDLDILWKKDGKMVYQLYNNTITYGPGFESRASVSPEQALHGNMSLTIKQTQFSDQGDYQCSYSSPKERGTPDSARLHVTDHPPQILTVKAGEELSVRLRTTDPVRVTFTGPGLDKVLMADSNKDPVTYGEHCGQRCEVLGQENTFLLRRVTPEDAGVYTVTDSETNRTISIVFLQISGAC, from the exons CCCTGCAACAAACATGTTCAGCCCACCCAGTGTTTTTATATGCACGCGTTGGCCAGTCCATcaccctcccctgcagtggagAGCCCAATAGGGTTGTGGAATGGTATTTTCAACAGCCTGTgctccctgattggctgcttgtGGCCAAACTCCACAATGGATCCATTTCCCCAGGACCTGGCTTCCAGGAACGGGTGAAGTCCATCTGTGAGGAGCAGCCAGGAAACTACAGCCTGGTCCTCAGTCCTGTGAGGTATGATGACCTAGGCATTTACGAATGCCGGGACAAGGATGGGTCCATTCTTTCAGATGTGAAGCTACAAATTTCTG tcccaGTAAGTGTTTCCATAGCGGTGGGAATGTCTGCCAGTCTGCCTTGCTATGGGGGCATTAGTAAACAAGCGCATGCTGTTGATCTGGATATCCTCTGGAAAAAAGATGGAAAGATGGTTTACCAGCTCTATAACAACACCATCACCTATGGGCCCGGGTTCGAGAGCAGAGCTTCAGTTTCCCCAGAACAGGCTCTCCATGGAAACATGTCTCTAACCATCAAACAGACACAGTTTTCAGATCAAGGTGACTACCAGTGCTCCTACAGCAGTCCAAAAGAGAGAGGGACCCCAGATTCTGCCAGGCTCCATGTTACAG ACCACCCACCCCAGATCCTCACAGTGAAGGCTGGTGAAGAGCTCTCGGTACGGCTCCGTACCACAGACCCAGTGAGGGTAACATTCACAGGCCCTGGTCTGGACAAGGTGCTGATGGCCGACTCTAACAAAGACCCAGTCACATATGGGGAGCACTGTGGTCAGAGATGTGAGGTTCTGGGCCAGGAAAACACCTTTCTGCTGAGGCGTGTAACACCGGAGGATGCCGGGGTCTACACAGTGACTGATTCTGAGACCAACAGGACCATCAGCATCGTCTTTCTACAAATCTCAG GTGCATGTTAA